The following coding sequences lie in one Pseudoalteromonas sp. Scap06 genomic window:
- a CDS encoding response regulator transcription factor, which produces MIKCLLVEDQTLVRLGLANLLNLDSAINIEAQAEDGLQALALLAEHSFDIALLDMRMPNLDGLGVLQKMREKGDKTPVLIITTFEDCDVLVKALNLGARGYVLKNIELEELISAIKQVVAGERVLQSAVTDFLLKKQLSPQLCLTGKEQTVLQCLSLGMSNKVIAKKLDNSEGTIRNHVSQILAKLEVEDRTQAVIKAINQNLI; this is translated from the coding sequence ATGATAAAGTGCCTACTAGTTGAAGATCAGACCTTAGTTCGTTTAGGCCTCGCTAATTTACTTAACCTCGATAGCGCCATTAATATCGAAGCCCAAGCTGAAGATGGCTTACAAGCGCTTGCACTATTAGCTGAGCATAGTTTTGACATTGCTTTACTCGATATGAGAATGCCGAATTTAGATGGGCTCGGCGTGCTGCAAAAAATGCGTGAAAAGGGTGATAAAACCCCTGTGCTGATCATTACCACATTTGAAGATTGTGATGTATTAGTCAAAGCCCTTAATCTAGGTGCTCGTGGGTATGTGCTTAAAAACATTGAGCTTGAAGAACTTATTAGCGCTATCAAGCAGGTCGTTGCAGGTGAGCGAGTATTGCAAAGTGCGGTGACTGATTTTTTACTCAAAAAGCAGTTAAGCCCTCAGCTCTGCTTAACAGGCAAAGAACAAACCGTATTGCAGTGTTTGTCTTTAGGCATGTCGAACAAAGTGATTGCCAAAAAATTAGATAACTCTGAGGGGACTATTCGTAATCATGTGTCACAAATCCTTGCTAAGTTAGAGGTAGAAGACCGCACTCAGGCCGTTATAAAAGCCATTAATCAAAACCTAATTTAA